CGGCGAATTTCAAGACTGCCAGCTTATTACAAGTGTTTCATCCGGGCAATTTTCCGATGAAACCATCAACCTGTATCCCAATCCGGCACATGGCATGGTGAGGCTAGAGGTTCCTGCAGACTGGGGCGGCAGCGATGTCGCCATTGAAATCATATCGAGCAGTGGTCAGATGGTTCATTCCCACGCAGCCACAAGTCTTCCTTCTACATGGATTGACTTACAGGGATTGCCCCCGGGAATGTACCTTGTGCGTATTCATGCGCAGAATCGCACCTATGTCAGAAAGTTGGTTTTACGATAGGGTACCCACTCAGACACGTTTCCGAACGCTTCCGTTGCTTGTGACCTAAACATAAACCGCCTATGGATAACCATTCCATTGGTGTGCTAAATTAAATTCAACGAAGTCAATCCTTTCTGGTTCGATTGCCTGTTCAGTATGCGTATGATTCTTTTTCCTTATTTTTGATACATGGCTACCATCAAAATAAAAGTCAGCGATAAAGTCGTCGAGAAGGTGTTGTGGCTGTTGTCGCAGTTCAATCCCAATGATGTGGAGATTGTCGAATCGGATTTGGGTTTTGAAGAGAACAAAACTTATCTGCAACTTCAATTGGACCGATTAAATTCCCCGGGTTCAACGAGATATACGCTTGAAGAAGCCGAAGAAAAACTGGAGCGAATTATTAAAAAGCATGAGGGTTGAACTTCAGGATTCGTTTCTCAATAAGCTAGAGAAAATTGTAGAGTTTATTGCCAGGGATAAACCCATTGCCGCACGAAGATTTAAGAATGATTTGATTGATGAATTGAGGAAAGTAGGTGATTTTCCATTTCGCTGTAAGCCTTCGATTTATTTCGGAGATTCTTCAATTCGTGACATGGTTTTTAAAGGTTATACCGTTGTTTACAAGGTCTATGAGCAACAAGAAGTTTTGGTTGTTTTTGGATTAATTAAGCAGGAGTCTGGATTGGATGAATGATTTGGTACAGCATCTCTAAATATTTACTGGAAGTGTCCCACTCAGACTCGTTTCCGAATGCGTCTCCGCCTTAGCTTCGTTTCATTTCACCATCCCCCTTGCGTCCATTGCGCCTCCTTCGCGCACTTTGCGGTTAAAAAAGAGCGTATGGCTTTGTGAAAGCAAAAGAGACACCCCGCTGCTTAGGAAGAATTCTCTAACCTTGAAGGAATAATTGCTAAATTAAAGCAATGAATATCCACGCAGAAAAACTCGCATTGATTCAATGGTTGACACAATTGACTGATGAAAGGATTATTGTGCGTATAAAGCAGTTACGCCTTCAGGAAGCCGACTGGTGGGATGAACTCAGTCCTGAAGAGAAAGCAGATATGAATGAGGGAATTGCGCAGAGTGAGCGCGGAGAGACCACTCCGCATGATAAAGTAATGGAGAGGTTCAAATCATGGCGTACCGAATAGTATAAATGGAGCTATTGAAGGCTCCTTTATTCAGGCTGTTCCCTTTGCGCTCATAGCGCCTCCATAGCGCACTTTGCGGTTAAACAAAAAGGCGTGCGATGCCTTTGAAGTGTCGAAGAAACACCCCCCTGTGAAAAAGTCTCTCAGCCCTTGCAGATGATTAGTCCGCAAGCAATCTACCTTTACCCAAAGCATTTTCGTGAAAAAAGTCCACTTTATCGCCATCGGCGGAAGCGCCATGCACAACCTCGCCATTGCACTGCACCGCAAAGGATACCGCGTAACCGGCTCCGACGACCAGATTTTTGAACCCTCGCGTGGTCGGCTCGGCAAAGAAGGCATTCTGCCCGAAAGCGAAGGCTGGCACCCGGAGAAAATCACCGAAGACCTCGACGCTATTATCCTCGGCATGCACGCCCGCGCCGACAATCCCGAACTGAAGCGGGCAGAGGAGCTCGGCCTGAAAATATTCAGCTATCCCGAATACCTTTACGAACAAGCCAAAGACAAGGAGCGCGTGGTGATCGGTGGCAGCCACGGCAAAACGTCCATCACAGCCATGATTCTGCACGTGCTGCACAAGTTGCAAACCGACACCGACTACATGGTGGGCGCCCAGCTTGAGGGCTTTGATTGTATGGTGCGGCTCAGCGATACCGCCGAAATAGCCGTTTTTGAAGGCGACGAGTACCTCAGTTCACCCATCGACCGGAGACCCAAGTTCCACTTGTACAAGCCACACATTGCCGTATTGAGCGGCATCGCGTGGGATCACATCAACGTGTTTCCCACCTGGGAGAATTACGTGGAGCAGTTCCGCATTTTTATCGATCTCATTGAACCCGACGGTACGCTTATCTATTGCACCGAAGACGCCGAACTGCGCAAACTGGCCGAAGCCAAAGCCGGACTCCAAAAGAAGCCCTACGGCATTCATCCACACCGCATCGAAAACGGAACCACCATTCTGATTACCGATTCGGGCGAGGAAGTACCGGTGCAGATTTTTGGCGAGCACAACCTGATGAATCTGAACGCTGCCCGCCTGGTTTGCCTGTCACTCGGTGTAAGCGAACCGGACTTTTATCGTGCAGTAGCCGATTTTACAGGAGCGTCCAAACGACTGGAACGCATCGCGCTCAACGATCAAACAACCGTGTACAAAGATTTTGCACATTCGCCGAGCAAGCTGGTGGCCACCACCGAGGCGGTGCAAAAACAATTTCCCGACCGCAAACTGGTGGCCTGCATGGAGCTGCATACCTTTAGCAGTCTCAACAAGGAGTTTCTGCAGCAATACGCCGGAACTATGGATTCGTGCGATACGGCCATTGTGTATTTCAACCCCAAAACCATTGCACACAAAAAACTGGAACCGCTCAGCGCGGAGGAGGTGAAAGCGGCTTTTCAGCGCGAAGATCTGATTGTACTCACCGAAACCCAACAGGTGTTGGATTGGCTGAAAAGCTACCCTTGGCCGGGCAGTAATTTGCTGCTCATGACTTCCGGAAACTTTGACGGCGTAAACCTCGACGAATTTGCCCGCGAATTACTGGTCGTAGAGTAGCATCACCCCTTGCGGAGCTTTCTGAGCACCTTCATAAACAGGCTCACCAAAAGTGAGTAGATAATGGAGAGGGCTATAAAACCGGTGAGCGTTGCCAGCACCCAGTTGCTCAGGTTAAAAAAGGATTCCACTTTTTCGCGCAGTTCCTCGGGGGTCATGTCGGGCTCTTCGGCAATGGAGCGCTGGTACACACGATCCTGCATTTCGGGAAAAAAACCGGGGTCAATAAAATTGTAATAAATCACCACCAAAGAAGTAGCGAGCAAGCTGTAAACCGCTCCGGCTTTGAGTCCGTCTTTGGCGTCGTCAATAAAATCACCCGACCTTTCCGGGTGCTTGTCGAGGCTTTGTAAACTCAGGAAAATAACCAGGATAATCATCGCCATATGGATGAAAATCTGGATATTGGATGCCTGCTGCATCTCAACACCCAACTGGTAGAACGACACTTTTACCACGGCCATCACAGCCACAGCCATCAGCGGAAATCTAAAGTGGGGTGGAAGGTTGTTCAGCACTTTAACGGACCGCTTTTAGCATGCGTAGCTTCTGCTTAATAGCCGAAACTTCATCCCGCGCACGCTGTATTTTCTTTTCCACTTCTTTCTTCAGTGCATCGGCACCCTTTGAGTTGGCAAAGAAACCGAGGTTGTTTTCCAATTGAATGGCTTCGGCTTCCAGTTTACTCATTTTATCGCGCAGCATCCGCGCCTCACGATCAATCTGCCGGTCATTATCGTCCGATTTGAGGGCTTCGAGCTTTTGTTCAAATTCTGCGTTTTCGCGTTCCAGACGATTCATCTTCAGCTTCTGGTACTGGGCGTCCATGGCCTGTGTAAAGTGCTTGTAGATGCTGTCTTTTTGCTTGAAAGGAACAAAACCAATTTCACCAAAACGGGCAGAGAAACCACGGAGGGTTTCAAGGTCTTTGGCCTTTTCGCCTACAGGCTCAAAACTTTGAATTTCTGCAATCAGGGCTTCTTTGGCAGCGAGGTTTTCAGCCAATGCCTTGTCTTGCTCTGCAAAGTGGGCCTTTTTTGCTTCAAAGAAATGATCGCAGGCAGCACGAAAACGCTTCCAGAGTTTTTGCTCCTGACGCTGACGTGCTCCACCGATATTCTTCCATTCCTTTTGCAGCGCAATAAGGGCTTGGGAGGTGTTTTTCCAATCGGTGCTGTCTTTGAGTGCTTCGGCCTTTTCAATCAGCGATTTTTTGGCTTCTGCGTGTTCGTCGAGCACTTCGTGAATCTCTTTGAAGAAGTCGCGCTTTTTGGTGAAGAAGGCATCACAAGCCTTTCGGAATTTTTTCCAAACCGCCTCATTTTTCTCTTTGGAAGCGAATCCAATTGTTTTCCAGCTTTCCTGGATGGCGATGATCTCGTCGGTTTTTTCCTGCCACCCTTTTACATCTTCAATGGCTTCGGCAGCCATCTCATTGACGCGGGCAATCAGTGCCTCTTTTTGTTCGAGGTTGGCTTGCCATTCTTTTTTCTTTTCCTGGTAGTAATCGCGGATGCGATCGTAGTACACGCGCACCTGGCTCCAGAAGGTTTCCTTGAGCTTGTCCCAGTCTTCGCGGCGGGTGGGGCCAATTTCGTTCCAGCGCTCAATGCACTCGTTTACGCCCTCATCCAACTTGCGTATGGACTTTTCCTTATCAAGCGCACGAAGATTTTCAATCACCGCCTCTTTCAACTCGAGGTTGCGGTTCATGTGGTGGTCTTCAAGCTGCTTGTAAATGTTGATGTTGTAGTAGAACTGTTCCTGCAACGAGCTGTAATCACTGTGCAGTTTTTTGCGGTGCTTTTCGGGTACCGGACCGCATTCAAGCCATTTTTCACGGATTTCGTTGAACTCCTTGAAAGCCTTTCCGATGTGCTCCTCTTCCTGAATGAGCTTGCGCAGGGATTCTATCAGGCCCTGTTTTCGTTCGAGGTTGGATTTTTCCTCGCCGGAAATCAGGTTGAGTAATTCTTCGCGCTTTTCGTGGTAGCGGTCAATAAGCGATACAAAATGCTCGTACTGTGGGTCAGCCGCTTCAGGCGCATCCAATTCATCTTCCGTCTCAGCCGATTCTTCAGCGTTGTCAGAGGTTTCGGGGGTTGCTTCAGCCGCTGACTGATCATCGGTTTTTGGTTCCGTTTCATCTTCACTGCCTCCCGGACCTGCGTCTTCGCCAATAAGGCCGGCAGCGAGTTTTTCTTCCACATCAAGCGCCAGGTATTGCTCTATCAATCCGGCACATTCAGAGCGAATAAGATGAAAATCAGGTTGTCCGAGCAGCTCTTCCAGCCGCGCGGCAATCTCTTGTTTTGTGCTAAGCATTATTCAATCAGTCTGTTAAAGAATCAGCAACTGCGCGCAAAGGTAGGTTAATTCCCACATACAATCAAGCAGTGTAAGCAGACCCCGAACAGGGCAGAAGAGGACCGGATTTTCCACAAGAGCAAAAAGTGGGCTTTTTATGAGGGAAAACGAATAAAAATGGCTAATTTCAACGCCCTTTCAACCAAAATGAACCAACCATGAAGTATTTGATAATCTTTTTCTGCACCGGTTTTTTGTTCAGTGAAGCCTTTGGGCAATGGTCTGCCGGAACGTACTACAACCATCAGCAAATGCTC
The window above is part of the Cryomorphaceae bacterium genome. Proteins encoded here:
- a CDS encoding type II toxin-antitoxin system RelE/ParE family toxin, with translation MRVELQDSFLNKLEKIVEFIARDKPIAARRFKNDLIDELRKVGDFPFRCKPSIYFGDSSIRDMVFKGYTVVYKVYEQQEVLVVFGLIKQESGLDE
- a CDS encoding DUF4199 domain-containing protein; the encoded protein is MAVAVMAVVKVSFYQLGVEMQQASNIQIFIHMAMIILVIFLSLQSLDKHPERSGDFIDDAKDGLKAGAVYSLLATSLVVIYYNFIDPGFFPEMQDRVYQRSIAEEPDMTPEELREKVESFFNLSNWVLATLTGFIALSIIYSLLVSLFMKVLRKLRKG
- a CDS encoding peptidoglycan synthetase, with translation MHNLAIALHRKGYRVTGSDDQIFEPSRGRLGKEGILPESEGWHPEKITEDLDAIILGMHARADNPELKRAEELGLKIFSYPEYLYEQAKDKERVVIGGSHGKTSITAMILHVLHKLQTDTDYMVGAQLEGFDCMVRLSDTAEIAVFEGDEYLSSPIDRRPKFHLYKPHIAVLSGIAWDHINVFPTWENYVEQFRIFIDLIEPDGTLIYCTEDAELRKLAEAKAGLQKKPYGIHPHRIENGTTILITDSGEEVPVQIFGEHNLMNLNAARLVCLSLGVSEPDFYRAVADFTGASKRLERIALNDQTTVYKDFAHSPSKLVATTEAVQKQFPDRKLVACMELHTFSSLNKEFLQQYAGTMDSCDTAIVYFNPKTIAHKKLEPLSAEEVKAAFQREDLIVLTETQQVLDWLKSYPWPGSNLLLMTSGNFDGVNLDEFARELLVVE
- a CDS encoding T9SS C-terminal target domain-containing protein; translation: MCWSNESALYTTNGEFQDCQLITSVSSGQFSDETINLYPNPAHGMVRLEVPADWGGSDVAIEIISSSGQMVHSHAATSLPSTWIDLQGLPPGMYLVRIHAQNRTYVRKLVLR
- a CDS encoding DUF349 domain-containing protein, encoding MLSTKQEIAARLEELLGQPDFHLIRSECAGLIEQYLALDVEEKLAAGLIGEDAGPGGSEDETEPKTDDQSAAEATPETSDNAEESAETEDELDAPEAADPQYEHFVSLIDRYHEKREELLNLISGEEKSNLERKQGLIESLRKLIQEEEHIGKAFKEFNEIREKWLECGPVPEKHRKKLHSDYSSLQEQFYYNINIYKQLEDHHMNRNLELKEAVIENLRALDKEKSIRKLDEGVNECIERWNEIGPTRREDWDKLKETFWSQVRVYYDRIRDYYQEKKKEWQANLEQKEALIARVNEMAAEAIEDVKGWQEKTDEIIAIQESWKTIGFASKEKNEAVWKKFRKACDAFFTKKRDFFKEIHEVLDEHAEAKKSLIEKAEALKDSTDWKNTSQALIALQKEWKNIGGARQRQEQKLWKRFRAACDHFFEAKKAHFAEQDKALAENLAAKEALIAEIQSFEPVGEKAKDLETLRGFSARFGEIGFVPFKQKDSIYKHFTQAMDAQYQKLKMNRLERENAEFEQKLEALKSDDNDRQIDREARMLRDKMSKLEAEAIQLENNLGFFANSKGADALKKEVEKKIQRARDEVSAIKQKLRMLKAVR